One genomic segment of Mycolicibacterium psychrotolerans includes these proteins:
- the nusB gene encoding transcription antitermination factor NusB: MSDRRGDRGRHQARKRAVDLLFEAEARGITPAEVAEGRNMLAQKQTDHDVAPLNPYTVTVARGVTEHKAHVDDLISSHLQGWTLDRLPAVDRAILRVAVWELLHAEDVPEPVAVDEAVELAKQLSTDDSPGFVNGVLGQVMLVTPQIRAAAAAVRTGGDSSSG; this comes from the coding sequence GTGAGTGACCGCAGGGGTGACCGGGGTCGGCACCAGGCCCGTAAACGCGCGGTGGATCTCCTGTTCGAGGCAGAGGCCCGCGGCATCACCCCGGCCGAGGTCGCCGAGGGGCGAAACATGCTGGCGCAGAAGCAAACCGATCACGATGTCGCGCCCCTGAACCCTTATACGGTGACGGTGGCGCGGGGCGTCACCGAGCACAAGGCACACGTCGACGATCTGATCTCGTCGCACCTGCAGGGCTGGACCCTCGACCGCCTGCCCGCCGTGGACCGCGCGATTCTGCGGGTCGCGGTGTGGGAGTTGCTGCACGCCGAGGACGTCCCGGAACCGGTGGCCGTCGACGAGGCGGTCGAGTTGGCCAAGCAGCTGTCCACCGACGACTCACCCGGATTCGTCAACGGGGTGCTGGGTCAGGTGATGCTGGTGACGCCGCAGATCCGCGCGGCCGCTGCGGCGGTGCGGACCGGTGGGGACAGCAGCTCCGGGTAA
- the efp gene encoding elongation factor P, which produces MASTADFKNGLVLQIDGQLWQIVEFQHVKPGKGPAFVRTKLKNVLSGKVVDKTYNAGVKVETATVDRRDATYLYRDGSDFVFMDSEDYEQHPLPEALVGRMAGFLLEGMPVQIAFHDGSPLYLELPVTVELLVSHTEPGLQGDRSSAGTKPATLETGAEIQVPLFINTGDKLKVDSRDGNYLGRVNG; this is translated from the coding sequence GTGGCATCGACCGCCGACTTCAAGAATGGGCTCGTCCTGCAGATCGACGGCCAGCTGTGGCAGATCGTCGAGTTCCAGCACGTCAAGCCCGGCAAGGGCCCGGCCTTCGTGCGGACCAAGCTGAAGAACGTGCTGTCCGGCAAAGTGGTCGACAAGACCTACAACGCCGGAGTGAAGGTGGAGACGGCGACCGTCGACCGGCGCGACGCCACCTACCTGTACCGCGACGGTTCGGACTTCGTGTTCATGGACTCCGAGGACTACGAGCAGCACCCGCTGCCCGAGGCGCTGGTCGGACGGATGGCCGGCTTCCTGCTCGAGGGCATGCCGGTGCAGATCGCGTTCCACGACGGCTCGCCGCTGTACCTGGAGTTGCCGGTGACGGTCGAACTCCTGGTCAGCCACACCGAGCCGGGCCTGCAGGGGGACCGCTCCAGCGCCGGCACCAAGCCCGCGACGCTGGAGACCGGCGCCGAGATCCAGGTGCCGCTGTTCATCAACACCGGCGACAAGCTCAAGGTCGACTCGCGTGACGGCAATTACCTGGGAAGGGTCAATGGCTGA
- a CDS encoding M24 family metallopeptidase translates to MTVSARRQRLRLRLADAQLDAMLVTDLVNVRYLSGFTGSNAALLILADDDTPVLATDGRYRTQAAAQAPDAEVVIERACGPHLAARAAAAGVRRLGFESHVVTVDAFAALTKAAGEQVEFTRAAGTVEALREVKDAGELALLRLACHTADAALQDLVEHGGLRAGRTEKEVRNDLEALMLTHGADGASFETIVATGPNSAIPHHRPTDAVLAAGDFVKIDFGALVGGYHSDMTRTFALSPVAQWQRDIYSLVAEAQQAGRDALAPGVPCKDVDAASRQVIADAGYAENFGHGLGHGVGLQIHEAPGINAAAAGTLLAGSAVTVEPGVYLPDRGGVRIEDTLAVTPNGPELLTRFGKNLVIL, encoded by the coding sequence GTGACAGTTTCTGCCCGCCGCCAGCGGTTGCGGCTGCGTCTGGCCGACGCCCAGCTGGACGCCATGCTGGTAACAGACCTGGTCAACGTTCGCTACCTGTCGGGGTTCACCGGCTCCAACGCGGCGCTGCTGATCCTCGCCGACGACGACACGCCGGTGCTCGCCACCGACGGGCGCTACCGCACCCAGGCGGCCGCGCAGGCGCCCGACGCCGAGGTGGTGATCGAACGGGCGTGCGGGCCGCACCTGGCGGCCAGGGCGGCCGCCGCGGGGGTGCGCAGGCTCGGGTTCGAGAGTCACGTGGTGACCGTCGATGCGTTCGCGGCGCTGACCAAGGCGGCGGGGGAGCAGGTCGAGTTCACCCGCGCGGCCGGCACGGTCGAGGCGCTGCGCGAAGTCAAGGACGCCGGTGAACTCGCGCTGCTGCGGCTGGCCTGCCACACGGCCGACGCCGCGCTGCAGGATCTGGTGGAGCACGGCGGCCTGCGGGCCGGGCGCACCGAGAAGGAGGTGCGCAACGACCTCGAGGCGTTGATGCTCACCCACGGCGCAGATGGGGCGTCGTTCGAGACGATCGTGGCGACCGGACCGAACTCGGCGATACCGCACCACCGGCCGACCGACGCCGTCCTCGCCGCCGGCGACTTCGTCAAGATCGACTTCGGGGCGCTGGTCGGTGGCTACCACTCGGACATGACGCGCACGTTCGCGCTGTCGCCGGTGGCGCAGTGGCAGCGTGACATCTACTCCCTGGTCGCGGAAGCGCAGCAGGCCGGGCGCGATGCCCTGGCGCCGGGGGTGCCGTGCAAGGACGTCGACGCGGCGTCCCGGCAGGTCATCGCCGACGCCGGCTACGCCGAGAACTTCGGCCACGGCCTCGGCCACGGGGTCGGCCTGCAGATCCACGAAGCGCCGGGAATCAATGCGGCTGCCGCCGGTACACTGCTTGCTGGCTCCGCTGTGACCGTCGAGCCCGGTGTCTACCTGCCCGACCGCGGCGGCGTCCGCATCGAGGACACGCTGGCGGTCACCCCGAACGGCCCCGAACTACTGACCAGGTTCGGCAAGAACCTGGTGATCCTCTAG
- a CDS encoding B-4DMT family transporter, whose product MSKWLLRGLVFAALMVIVRLFQGAMINAWETKAGMISITLVALYAVVVLIWGYADGRGDARANPDPDRRSDLAMTWLLAGLFAGVVSGLVAWLIGLFYKNLYVEGLINEVTTFAAFTALLVFLFAIIGVALGRWLVDRKTPEQPRRRDGDDDRADTDVFAAVRDDRDGRDGVQDYDNAATEQHTSPVAVAEHDDETKRNS is encoded by the coding sequence ATGAGTAAGTGGCTGCTGCGCGGACTGGTGTTCGCTGCCCTGATGGTGATCGTCCGGCTCTTCCAGGGGGCGATGATCAACGCCTGGGAGACCAAGGCGGGGATGATCAGCATCACCCTGGTCGCGCTGTACGCCGTCGTCGTCCTGATCTGGGGTTATGCGGACGGCCGCGGCGACGCCCGCGCCAACCCCGACCCAGATCGGCGGTCCGACCTGGCGATGACGTGGCTGCTCGCCGGCCTGTTCGCCGGGGTGGTCAGCGGGCTCGTGGCCTGGCTCATCGGGCTCTTCTACAAGAACCTCTACGTCGAGGGCCTGATCAACGAGGTCACCACGTTCGCCGCGTTCACCGCGCTGCTGGTGTTCCTGTTCGCGATCATCGGCGTCGCCCTCGGCAGGTGGCTGGTCGACCGCAAGACACCCGAGCAGCCGCGGCGCCGGGACGGCGACGACGACCGCGCCGACACCGACGTGTTCGCCGCGGTGCGCGACGACCGTGACGGGCGCGACGGCGTGCAGGACTACGACAACGCCGCCACCGAGCAGCACACCTCGCCGGTCGCGGTCGCCGAGCACGACGACGAAACCAAGCGGAACAGCTAA